The following nucleotide sequence is from Fibrobacter succinogenes.
CGCTGTTTATTGGAGGCGTGGTAGGCGCTATGTTTGCTGGAATCTGTGAACTTGCGTTCCCGGGCTTGATTCGCATGCCGGAAATGTTTATCTTGGTTGGGATGGCGGCGTTTTTTGCAGGGGCCGCGAAAGCTCCGATTGCTGGTGTCGTAATGGTTTGCGAAATGACGGGGAGCTATAGTTTGCTGCCGGGGCTTTTAATCGCTGCCGTGATGCACATGGCGTTCTCGCGTAACTGGACTATCTACAAGAGTCAGGTGCTGAACAAGTTTGCGTCCCCGGCGCATCGTCGCGACATGGATCGCGAAATCATTCAAGCATACGATAAGATCAGTAAACAGTAAGCGGATCGCTGTTAGGTTTGCTGTGGAGGAGGCTTTTTTCGAAATTTTGTTACCAAATCCGTTTAAAAATGAATTTTGGTATCATTTTTTATGGATAAATTAAGTCTTTTGGGCTGAAATATCGTATTGTTCTCTGTAATTGTGGTACCAAATGGGTGAAAATATGGAATTTGGTCGCATGTAAACTCGTTATCGGGTGAAAAATGTGGCGAATAAAGTAATAAATGTGGTGCCAAATAAGCAGAAAAATGAATTTTGGTATCAAAAAACGGCAAAATCGGGCTAATTGTTCCTCAAAAGTGCTTTTTATGCAAAAACAGCCCCCGGAATCCAGGGGCTGTTAAATGGAGTATAGAAACTCTTGTTTCGAGTTACTGCTAATTACGAGCAGCGAAGAATTTGACCCGGACGGATCTTTTCGGACTTCAAGTTGTTCAAGCGCTTGATTTGTTCGATTGATGTGCCGTACTTGTGTGCAATCTTTCCGAGGCAATCACCACGACGAACTCTATAGAATCTGCTCTTGCCGATTTCCTTTTGGTAAGCGGCTTCGACTTCTTGGAGCTTGTCTGTATCGAGTGTGATAGAAATGTCTCTGAAAGTGCCTTCTGCAAAATCGTAAACGGTTTCGGGATTGATGTAAACGCCGTTGTAGCGCATTTCAAAGTGCAAGTGTGCGCCGAACGAGCGACCCGAGTTGCCGCCAATACCGATGGTATCGCCAGCCTGGAGTTCATCGCCAACCTTCACCTTCCAGCGTTCGAGGTGGGCGTAAAGCGTTGTAAGTCCATTGCCGTGATCGAGAATCACGTAACGGCCGTAACCCTTGCGGCGGCCCTGGTTGCGGACCTTGACGACCTTGCCTGCAAAAGCGGCAACAATCGTGCGGTCTTCGCCGTGGCAGAGGCCAAGGTCAACTCCGCGATGCATGCGGTGCTTGCGCGGACCGTAGTGTCCTGCGACGCGGCGGCTTGTCGTCGGGATTATGGATGTCGTCATGTCTAGGACGAACAGCTTGGCCGGAGCTCCTGTGGATGCAGAATCTGTCGTTGCTTTGATATCTGCATCGGCTTCGGCGTATTCGCGTGCGGCTTCTTCTGTATCGAGGCTATCGCTATTGATGCCTTCTTCGGTGCCTAGGTCATTTGTTTCGACCTTGGAAACCTTGGCCGGTGCTTTAGTCTTGCTTTGCTTTTTGGGCTTAATTTTCTTGCTGGAAAAATTGCTTTCGGTGATGACAAATTTTCCAACGGAAGGATCCTGAGTGTCGATGCTGGCAAGATTTTCAATAGAACTGGTTAATTCAGTGCTTTTAGAATCAACCAAGCGAGGAACGATTTTTCCGGCCATATCGTCGTCTTTCGCAAAAAGAGCGATAGGCAGGACTCCTGCAATGAGTATAGTTTTAATCTTCATAAAAATTCTTGTATTATATATATGGGTCAAATAATACTCATTTTAATCGTTTTTGTCACTAGATTTCTGTCACATTTTAACGAGATATTAACAAGAAGCATTAATATAAGCTTGTTGTAGTAAAAAGAAGCTGTTTAAAAGTGTAAAATTCTCTTAAAATGGTCAAAATGTCGTGTTTTGTGAATGTAAAATATTGTTCGGACGCCTTATTCTATGCGAAATGCGCGCAATTTCTAAAAAAATGGTTTTTGGTAATAAAAATTTTTTGTAACTCTCGATGTATCAACGACTTACGTGTCATATTTGTCAATTTTTTCGTTGATTTTTCTAATTTAGCTCGGTTTGTTTCGAGCTATTCCAGTGAGTCGCAGCGAACCGCTTTATTGACTGTTTCTTTGAAAACATCCATGTATTCTTCGTAAAAAAGCTCGTTTCTGGCTTCAAGCGC
It contains:
- a CDS encoding peptidoglycan DD-metalloendopeptidase family protein — translated: MKIKTILIAGVLPIALFAKDDDMAGKIVPRLVDSKSTELTSSIENLASIDTQDPSVGKFVITESNFSSKKIKPKKQSKTKAPAKVSKVETNDLGTEEGINSDSLDTEEAAREYAEADADIKATTDSASTGAPAKLFVLDMTTSIIPTTSRRVAGHYGPRKHRMHRGVDLGLCHGEDRTIVAAFAGKVVKVRNQGRRKGYGRYVILDHGNGLTTLYAHLERWKVKVGDELQAGDTIGIGGNSGRSFGAHLHFEMRYNGVYINPETVYDFAEGTFRDISITLDTDKLQEVEAAYQKEIGKSRFYRVRRGDCLGKIAHKYGTSIEQIKRLNNLKSEKIRPGQILRCS